A stretch of the Arachis stenosperma cultivar V10309 chromosome 6, arast.V10309.gnm1.PFL2, whole genome shotgun sequence genome encodes the following:
- the LOC130932574 gene encoding small polypeptide DEVIL 14-like, translating into MASSTTVRKVWSSRGRCSKYIRQQRTRLYIIWRCTVLLLCCHD; encoded by the coding sequence ATGGCCTCATCAACAACAGTTAGGAAGGTATGGTCATCAAGAGGGAGATGTTCAAAGTACATTAGGCAACAGAGGACTCGTCTTTACATTATTTGGAGATGCACTGTTTTACTCTTGTGCTGCCATGATTAG